A stretch of Pseudolysobacter antarcticus DNA encodes these proteins:
- the trmY gene encoding tRNA (pseudouridine(54)-N(1))-methyltransferase TrmY, producing MRTFVLRARAAPTDSLKLLASVGKDAHTEILAHTLMNAIFVAQSHRAKVVVYLVLESTPDYSRTIRFDIDAMHEISGFNEQALLGKIAKALDTSKGMGKDEIRPVESGVTVRTVSFERLVQELAEDHQLFVMDRKGTSIREQVFQGNPCFLLTDHIPMPKKTFHSLERLGARKITLGSTMLFASQCVVLIHHELDQR from the coding sequence CGCGCGGCCCCCACGGACAGCCTGAAGCTGCTGGCATCCGTTGGCAAAGACGCGCACACCGAAATTCTGGCGCACACGTTGATGAACGCGATCTTCGTCGCCCAATCACATCGCGCCAAGGTTGTGGTCTATCTGGTGCTGGAAAGCACCCCGGATTATTCGCGCACGATCCGATTTGATATCGACGCCATGCATGAGATCAGCGGCTTCAACGAACAGGCGCTGCTCGGCAAGATCGCCAAGGCGCTGGATACATCCAAAGGCATGGGCAAGGATGAAATCCGACCGGTGGAATCCGGTGTTACGGTGCGCACCGTGAGCTTCGAGCGGCTGGTGCAGGAGCTGGCCGAAGATCATCAGTTGTTTGTGATGGACAGGAAAGGCACATCGATTCGTGAGCAGGTGTTTCAAGGCAATCCGTGCTTCCTGCTGACCGATCATATTCCGATGCCGAAAAAGACTTTCCACAGCCTCGAACGCCTCGGTGCGAGGAAAATCACGCTGGGATCGACCATGCTGTTTGCGTCGCAATGTGTTGTGTTGATCCATCACGAACTGGATCAGCGCTAG
- a CDS encoding GlxA family transcriptional regulator yields MYGNNHVAETTPHSTAAAANTASTTRIGALVFEDCMASSVTESLDIFRVANKLTHLRRPGDAPPYSVVATSSKGGMIRAAHGVHFETVRFDPAAFDVLIVPGLGMQYSGPSQQNFQRLHAEIDLLRIAANAQVRLAAGCTGTFLLAEAGVLDGLSATTSWWLAAAFRHQYPNVNLSADDIVVDSGAVMTAGAATCFVQMCLALIAQSAGKDMADNIGRLMVVDQSRHSQAPYINRVLEQKPRHAFSESAELYLQRNLHQPISVVALAEHCKVSERTLLRRFHESFGATPLEFVQKLRVERAKALLEQTKLTFDEVVERCGYQDISSFRRLFKNVTSITPNSYRERFRARGR; encoded by the coding sequence ATGTACGGCAATAACCATGTCGCTGAAACGACTCCGCATTCAACCGCGGCGGCAGCGAATACAGCAAGCACGACGCGCATCGGCGCGCTCGTATTCGAGGATTGCATGGCGTCGTCGGTAACGGAATCGCTGGATATTTTTCGTGTTGCCAACAAGCTCACTCACTTGCGCCGCCCGGGCGATGCGCCGCCGTATTCGGTAGTCGCCACCAGCAGCAAAGGCGGCATGATTCGCGCGGCACACGGCGTGCATTTCGAGACCGTGCGGTTCGACCCTGCGGCATTCGACGTGCTGATCGTGCCGGGGCTTGGAATGCAATACAGCGGGCCATCGCAGCAGAACTTTCAGCGACTCCACGCGGAGATCGATCTGCTGCGTATCGCCGCAAACGCGCAAGTGCGTCTTGCCGCGGGCTGCACTGGCACCTTTCTGCTGGCCGAAGCCGGCGTGTTGGACGGGCTTAGCGCAACCACCAGTTGGTGGCTGGCGGCGGCGTTCCGCCATCAATATCCGAACGTGAATTTGTCTGCCGACGACATTGTGGTCGATTCGGGCGCAGTGATGACGGCCGGGGCGGCAACGTGTTTTGTGCAGATGTGCCTGGCGCTGATCGCACAGAGCGCGGGCAAGGATATGGCCGATAATATCGGTCGGCTGATGGTGGTTGATCAGAGCCGTCATAGCCAGGCGCCGTATATCAATCGTGTCCTCGAACAAAAACCGCGACATGCTTTCAGCGAGAGCGCCGAACTTTATTTGCAGCGCAATCTGCATCAGCCGATCAGCGTGGTCGCGCTCGCCGAACATTGCAAAGTGAGTGAGCGCACTTTGCTGCGTCGGTTCCACGAAAGTTTCGGCGCAACGCCGCTGGAGTTCGTGCAGAAATTACGCGTCGAGCGCGCCAAGGCGTTATTGGAGCAGACCAAGCTGACGTTCGATGAAGTGGTCGAGCGCTGCGGTTATCAGGATATCAGCAGCTTTCGTCGCCTGTTCAAGAATGTCACGAGCATAACTCCGAACAGCTATCGCGAGCGGTTTCGCGCGCGCGGGCGCTGA
- the dcd gene encoding dCTP deaminase produces the protein MSIKSDRWIREMAQQHGMIEPFEPAQVRQNAGGGRIISYGTSSYGYDVRCADEFKIFTNINSTIVDPKNFDSRSFVDVQSNECIIPPNSFALARTVEYFRIPRKVLTICLGKSTYARCGIIVNVTPLEPEWEGHVTLEFSNTTPLPARIFAHEGVAQMLFLESDEECETSYKDRGGKYMGQRGVTLPRA, from the coding sequence ATGTCGATAAAATCAGATCGTTGGATTCGCGAAATGGCCCAGCAGCACGGCATGATCGAGCCGTTCGAGCCGGCGCAGGTGCGCCAGAACGCGGGCGGCGGACGCATCATTTCGTATGGCACATCGAGCTATGGCTACGACGTGCGTTGCGCCGACGAGTTCAAGATATTCACCAACATCAACTCGACCATCGTTGATCCGAAGAATTTCGATTCGCGCAGTTTTGTTGATGTGCAATCCAACGAATGCATCATCCCGCCGAACTCGTTTGCGCTCGCGCGCACGGTCGAATATTTCCGCATTCCGCGCAAGGTGCTGACGATCTGCCTCGGCAAATCGACATATGCGCGCTGCGGTATCATCGTCAACGTCACGCCGCTGGAACCGGAATGGGAAGGCCACGTCACGCTGGAATTTTCCAATACCACACCGCTGCCGGCGCGTATTTTTGCGCATGAAGGCGTCGCGCAGATGCTGTTTCTGGAATCCGACGAGGAGTGCGAGACCAGCTACAAGGATCGCGGCGGCAAATATATGGGGCAACGTGGCGTGACACTGCCGCGCGCCTAG
- the apbC gene encoding iron-sulfur cluster carrier protein ApbC — MSSVSQEKVRQLLDTVIDPHTEQSLLASGAVRGVGVDSDKVTVDILLGYPAATWKDTLAAQIQATLLADPAISAATVSVACRVFAHKVQKDLTPLPNVKNIIAVASGKGGVGKSTTAVNLALALQAEGANVGVLDADIYGPSVPRMLGLSGKPDSKDGRLIEPKRNHGLQVMSIGFLIEEDTPMIWRGPMVTQALQQLLNDTQWVELDYLVIDLPPGTGDIQLTLCQRVPVSGAVIVTTPQDIALLDARKGLRMFEKVEVPVLGIVENMSTHICSQCGHEEHIFGAGGGAAMAAQYHVPMLGSLPLDIRIREQADSGTPTMAAAPDSNIAAAYRSIARNTAARLSLNARNKSIQFPNIVIQNT; from the coding sequence ATGAGTTCAGTTTCACAGGAAAAAGTCAGACAATTGCTTGATACCGTGATCGATCCGCATACCGAGCAGAGTTTGCTCGCCAGTGGCGCGGTACGTGGCGTAGGTGTCGATAGCGACAAGGTCACGGTGGATATCCTGCTCGGTTATCCGGCAGCCACCTGGAAGGACACGCTTGCCGCGCAGATTCAAGCCACCTTGCTGGCCGATCCGGCGATCAGCGCGGCCACGGTCAGCGTGGCGTGCCGCGTATTTGCGCACAAGGTGCAGAAAGATCTGACGCCGCTGCCGAACGTCAAGAACATCATCGCCGTGGCGTCGGGCAAGGGCGGTGTCGGCAAATCCACCACCGCGGTAAATCTCGCGCTCGCGCTGCAGGCGGAAGGCGCAAACGTCGGTGTTCTCGATGCGGATATTTATGGCCCGAGCGTGCCGCGCATGCTCGGCCTGAGCGGCAAGCCGGATTCAAAAGACGGTCGCCTGATCGAGCCGAAACGCAATCACGGCCTGCAGGTGATGTCGATCGGTTTCCTGATCGAGGAAGACACACCGATGATCTGGCGTGGGCCGATGGTGACGCAGGCATTGCAGCAGTTGCTCAACGATACGCAGTGGGTCGAGCTGGATTATCTGGTGATCGATCTGCCGCCCGGCACCGGCGATATTCAATTGACGCTGTGCCAGCGTGTGCCGGTGAGTGGCGCGGTGATCGTGACCACACCGCAAGACATTGCATTGCTCGACGCGCGCAAGGGTTTGCGCATGTTCGAGAAAGTCGAAGTACCTGTGCTCGGCATCGTCGAGAACATGAGCACGCATATCTGCAGTCAGTGCGGCCACGAGGAACACATTTTCGGTGCCGGCGGCGGCGCGGCAATGGCAGCGCAATATCATGTGCCGATGCTGGGTTCGTTGCCGCTGGATATCCGCATTCGCGAGCAAGCCGATAGCGGTACGCCGACGATGGCGGCGGCACCCGATTCGAACATTGCCGCGGCGTATCGATCGATCGCGCGGAATACCGCGGCACGGCTCTCGCTTAACGCACGCAACAAGTCGATTCAATTTCCGAATATTGTCATTCAAAATACCTGA
- the metG gene encoding methionine--tRNA ligase, with protein MTHARQLLVTSALPYANGPLHIGHLLGYIQADIWVRARRMAGDTVHFVCADDAHGTAIMLAAEKAGITPEEFIKDIQAGHEKDFAAFHVDFDFYHTTHSPENQELAGHIFTRLRDTGKIARREVRQLYDPIKEMFLPDRYIKGECPVCATPDQYGDNCENCGATYSPTDLKNPRSVVSGATPELRDSEHYFFRVGEFAQFLREWLAGDVAHPSVKAKLKEWLDSEGGVRDWDISRDAPYFGFPIPDAPGKFFYVWLDAPVGYLASFKKYCASEKGRANGLTPASFHQFLRPDDPDFLAESKLHHFIGKDIVNFHGLFWPAMLQGAGYREPTALHVNGYLTVNGAKMSKSRGTFIQARTYLDAGLNAEYLRYYFATMLGAAPTDIDLDLKAFEDRVNSHLVGKFVNIASRCAGFIEKHFDGRLAAEIDADLHAHYEFARNRLEQISSHKRYYEEGDFAQIARDVMNEADYINGLIAGWQPWKLAKDPAQHKLLHQVCTLAINFFRLLTIYLKPIIPATATHIETFLGEKLDYFLQAETLLLGKQIQPFQSLITRIDSKNIEAMIEASKDSLAVEKPAANTAPAKKPAAAKTATNASPVVQSPPAIIAMDDFAKLDLRIGKVLVCEFVEGSDKLLRFQLDAGDLGQRQIFSGIRAAYAEPEKLVGRNVVFIANLTPRKMRFGVSEGMILSAGGSDGTLFLLDADAGALPGMTVK; from the coding sequence ATGACTCACGCTCGCCAGCTTCTTGTCACCAGTGCCCTGCCTTATGCGAATGGCCCGCTGCATATCGGCCATCTGCTCGGCTATATCCAAGCGGATATCTGGGTGCGAGCGCGACGCATGGCCGGCGACACTGTGCATTTTGTCTGTGCCGATGATGCGCATGGCACCGCGATCATGCTGGCGGCGGAAAAAGCCGGCATCACGCCCGAGGAATTCATCAAGGATATTCAGGCCGGTCACGAAAAAGATTTCGCGGCATTCCATGTCGATTTCGATTTTTATCACACCACACATTCGCCGGAAAACCAGGAACTGGCCGGACACATTTTCACGCGCCTGCGCGACACCGGAAAAATCGCGCGGCGCGAAGTGCGCCAGCTGTACGATCCGATCAAGGAAATGTTCCTGCCGGACCGCTACATCAAGGGCGAATGTCCGGTCTGCGCGACGCCGGATCAATACGGCGACAATTGCGAAAATTGCGGCGCCACGTATTCACCGACCGACCTGAAAAATCCGCGCTCGGTGGTTTCCGGCGCGACGCCGGAGTTGCGCGATTCGGAGCATTATTTTTTCAGGGTCGGCGAGTTTGCGCAGTTCCTGCGCGAGTGGTTGGCCGGCGATGTCGCGCATCCTTCGGTCAAGGCAAAACTCAAGGAGTGGCTGGATTCCGAAGGTGGTGTGCGTGACTGGGACATCTCACGCGATGCGCCGTATTTCGGCTTTCCAATTCCGGATGCGCCCGGCAAGTTTTTCTATGTCTGGCTGGACGCGCCGGTTGGCTATCTCGCGAGTTTCAAGAAATATTGCGCGAGCGAAAAAGGCCGCGCCAACGGACTGACGCCGGCGTCGTTCCATCAGTTTTTGCGGCCCGACGATCCGGACTTTCTCGCCGAGAGCAAGCTGCATCATTTCATCGGCAAGGACATCGTGAACTTTCACGGCCTGTTTTGGCCGGCGATGTTGCAAGGCGCGGGTTACCGCGAGCCGACCGCGCTGCACGTCAACGGTTATCTCACCGTCAACGGCGCGAAAATGTCGAAGTCGCGCGGCACGTTTATCCAGGCGCGCACGTATCTTGATGCGGGTTTGAACGCGGAGTATTTGCGTTATTACTTTGCGACGATGCTTGGCGCCGCACCCACTGATATCGATCTCGATTTGAAAGCCTTCGAAGATCGCGTCAATTCGCATCTGGTAGGCAAATTCGTGAATATCGCAAGTCGCTGCGCGGGATTTATCGAAAAGCATTTCGATGGCCGACTGGCCGCAGAAATCGATGCGGACTTGCACGCGCACTACGAGTTTGCGAGAAATCGATTGGAGCAAATTTCATCGCACAAACGCTACTACGAGGAAGGCGACTTCGCCCAGATCGCGCGTGATGTGATGAATGAGGCCGACTATATCAACGGACTCATCGCCGGGTGGCAACCGTGGAAGCTCGCCAAAGATCCGGCGCAGCACAAGCTGCTGCATCAGGTCTGCACATTGGCGATCAATTTTTTCCGCCTGTTGACGATTTATCTCAAACCCATCATCCCGGCAACGGCGACGCACATCGAAACGTTTCTCGGCGAAAAACTTGATTATTTCCTGCAGGCCGAGACCCTGTTGTTAGGCAAGCAAATCCAACCATTTCAGTCGCTGATCACACGCATCGACTCCAAGAATATCGAAGCCATGATCGAAGCCTCGAAAGATTCCCTCGCCGTCGAAAAACCGGCGGCGAATACCGCGCCGGCAAAGAAACCCGCTGCCGCGAAAACCGCGACTAACGCATCGCCCGTCGTGCAATCGCCACCCGCGATCATCGCGATGGATGATTTCGCCAAACTCGATCTGCGTATCGGCAAGGTGCTCGTCTGCGAATTCGTCGAAGGTTCGGACAAGCTGCTGCGCTTTCAACTCGATGCCGGCGATCTTGGCCAGCGCCAGATTTTTTCCGGCATTCGCGCCGCGTATGCTGAGCCGGAAAAACTGGTCGGACGCAACGTGGTTTTCATCGCCAATCTCACGCCGCGCAAGATGCGTTTTGGTGTTTCCGAAGGCATGATTCTCTCGGCGGGCGGCAGCGACGGTACGTTGTTCCTGCTCGATGCGGATGCTGGCGCGTTGCCCGGCATGACGGTCAAATAA
- the rsxB gene encoding electron transport complex subunit RsxB produces MLASADRIADQIDDLLPQTQCGQCGFAGCRPYADAIAANVAEINQCPPGGMAGVRALAALLGREVIALNPANGIEKPRAVALIDEDVCIGCTKCIQACPVDAIIGAAKLMHTILIDECTGCELCIPPCPVDCITMPPRPDLPLRPLHARARFQARNVRLERNASEHLAGIEARKAVLKKPEVTQASVLAAIARGRAKKAALQIDTASDGSKNES; encoded by the coding sequence ATGCTCGCTTCCGCTGATCGCATCGCCGATCAAATCGACGACCTGCTGCCACAAACGCAGTGTGGACAATGCGGTTTTGCAGGATGCCGTCCGTACGCCGACGCGATCGCCGCGAACGTTGCCGAGATCAACCAGTGTCCGCCCGGCGGCATGGCGGGTGTGCGTGCACTGGCCGCACTGCTCGGGCGCGAGGTCATCGCGCTGAACCCAGCCAACGGCATCGAAAAACCGCGCGCAGTCGCGTTGATCGATGAAGACGTCTGCATCGGCTGCACCAAGTGCATTCAGGCCTGCCCGGTGGACGCGATCATCGGCGCGGCGAAACTCATGCACACGATCCTGATCGATGAATGCACCGGCTGCGAACTGTGCATTCCGCCCTGCCCGGTGGATTGCATCACGATGCCGCCGCGACCCGATCTGCCGTTGCGTCCGCTGCACGCGCGAGCACGATTTCAAGCGCGCAATGTGCGGCTTGAACGGAATGCATCGGAACATCTGGCCGGCATCGAAGCGCGCAAGGCGGTGCTGAAAAAACCCGAGGTCACGCAAGCCAGCGTGCTCGCCGCGATTGCGCGCGGACGCGCGAAAAAAGCGGCGTTGCAAATCGATACGGCGAGCGACGGCAGCAAGAACGAATCATGA
- the nth gene encoding endonuclease III — protein sequence MNRAKRSEIFRRLRELNPHPTTELIYISPFELLIAVMLSAQSTDVGVNKATRKLYPVANTPEKILALGEVGLKRYIATIGLYNAKAKNVIATCRILIEQHASEVPHSREALEALPGVGRKTANVVLNTAFGEPTIAVDTHIFRVANRTGIAPGKTVNAVETGLEKHVPTEFKQDAHHWLILHGRYVCKARKPDCPQCVIRDLCEYRMKTPGKPAAHSE from the coding sequence ATGAACCGCGCCAAACGCAGCGAGATTTTCCGCCGGTTGCGCGAGCTCAATCCGCATCCGACCACCGAGTTGATTTACATCTCGCCGTTCGAGTTGCTGATCGCGGTGATGTTGTCGGCGCAATCCACCGATGTCGGCGTCAACAAGGCGACGCGCAAGTTGTATCCGGTGGCGAATACGCCGGAAAAAATTCTCGCGCTGGGTGAGGTCGGTTTGAAGCGCTACATCGCCACGATCGGCTTGTATAACGCCAAGGCGAAAAACGTGATCGCCACGTGTCGTATCCTGATCGAGCAACATGCCAGTGAAGTGCCGCATTCACGCGAGGCGCTCGAAGCGTTGCCCGGTGTCGGGCGCAAAACCGCCAACGTCGTGCTCAATACGGCGTTCGGCGAACCGACCATTGCCGTTGATACGCATATTTTCCGCGTCGCCAATCGCACCGGTATCGCGCCCGGAAAAACCGTCAACGCGGTCGAGACCGGCCTGGAAAAACACGTGCCGACCGAGTTCAAGCAGGACGCGCATCACTGGCTGATTTTGCACGGGCGTTATGTGTGCAAGGCGCGCAAGCCGGATTGCCCGCAATGCGTGATCCGTGACCTGTGCGAATACCGAATGAAGACGCCCGGCAAGCCAGCGGCGCATTCCGAATAA
- a CDS encoding DcaP family trimeric outer membrane transporter, which produces MQMKTQQALRRSALVLAVVAALVGPQLALADDAHEKALEARVAELERIVNQLAVQQKTAPAAASAPRTAQDTSGITKKHAEAVPSPYVLAAEAPNQKPVQDTTITPGSNPNTTFHFGGFIKADFLESRTSGGQLVDGAVSRDLYLPSQIPVGAAHGSHTDFDAHAKFSRINFGVDSITDAGDRVGAFVEYDFFGTALGTQVATNTYGATLRHAFVYWNNWLAGQTWSNFMDTSALPEAVDFIGPTDGVIFVRQNQLRYTDGGFSASLENHDTTLVPYKGGTAINTDRGAMPDLTARYNWKGSWGTFGVAGLLRDLTLDIPAAGTVPARNNSKIAGALTAGGKWILGSSDDLRYQLTSGSSIGRYIGLGVANDGVLDVNGNVDNISGVAGYVAWRHVFSKEWRTNVMYAANHFDNDLALTGGAVTKSTESIRANIFYSPIAKLDLGAELMCGRRKLENGLDGDLNRLQFSVKYSF; this is translated from the coding sequence ATGCAAATGAAAACGCAACAGGCGCTACGTCGCAGCGCATTGGTTTTAGCCGTGGTAGCGGCATTGGTCGGCCCACAACTGGCGCTCGCCGATGATGCTCATGAAAAAGCACTCGAAGCACGCGTCGCCGAACTGGAACGCATCGTCAACCAGCTCGCCGTGCAGCAGAAAACAGCACCAGCAGCGGCATCTGCGCCACGCACAGCACAAGACACATCCGGCATCACCAAAAAGCACGCCGAAGCCGTTCCATCGCCGTACGTGTTGGCCGCCGAAGCACCGAATCAGAAACCGGTTCAGGACACCACGATCACGCCGGGCTCGAATCCGAATACCACGTTCCATTTCGGCGGATTCATCAAGGCAGATTTTCTCGAATCGCGTACCAGCGGCGGCCAACTGGTCGACGGCGCGGTTTCACGTGATTTGTATCTGCCGAGTCAAATCCCGGTCGGTGCGGCGCATGGTTCACATACCGATTTCGATGCGCATGCAAAGTTCTCGCGCATCAACTTCGGCGTCGACAGCATTACCGATGCCGGTGATCGTGTCGGTGCGTTTGTCGAATACGATTTCTTCGGTACCGCGCTCGGCACTCAGGTCGCCACCAACACTTACGGCGCAACCTTGCGCCATGCGTTTGTCTACTGGAACAACTGGTTGGCCGGCCAGACCTGGTCGAACTTCATGGATACCAGCGCGCTGCCCGAAGCGGTGGATTTCATCGGCCCGACCGATGGCGTGATCTTCGTACGCCAGAACCAGTTGCGCTACACCGATGGCGGTTTCTCGGCGTCATTGGAAAATCACGACACTACCTTGGTGCCATACAAGGGCGGCACGGCGATCAATACCGATCGCGGCGCGATGCCTGACCTCACTGCACGTTACAACTGGAAAGGTTCGTGGGGCACGTTCGGCGTTGCCGGCTTGTTGCGTGACCTGACCCTCGATATACCCGCAGCCGGAACTGTGCCCGCACGCAATAACAGCAAGATTGCCGGTGCACTTACCGCTGGCGGCAAATGGATCCTCGGGTCGAGCGATGACTTGCGTTATCAGTTGACCAGCGGGTCCAGCATCGGTCGTTACATCGGCCTAGGCGTGGCCAACGACGGAGTGCTTGATGTCAATGGCAATGTCGACAATATCAGCGGTGTTGCCGGTTATGTCGCATGGCGCCACGTGTTCAGCAAGGAATGGCGCACCAACGTGATGTATGCCGCGAATCACTTCGACAACGATCTGGCCTTGACTGGCGGTGCCGTGACGAAATCGACCGAAAGCATCCGCGCCAATATCTTCTATTCACCAATCGCCAAACTCGATCTCGGTGCGGAGTTGATGTGTGGCCGGCGCAAGCTCGAAAACGGTCTCGACGGCGATCTGAATCGCCTGCAGTTCAGCGTCAAGTATTCGTTCTGA
- a CDS encoding DUF4440 domain-containing protein: MNSEISSPQQCAFFFAVVIAVSLAGAPVAVFATAAAADAASLQRVTQEMADAVAPGNTAVWDRYTDPGLTYVSEDNEVKNKTQLLADLKPLPKGFSGNIKIEEFKLVPFDGFAVSTYIMNESENAEGHALHARYRATDTWRKTAAGWKLVASQVLAIPKDPPQGVLSAAELDQYTGVYELSAQTHVGIRRDGDHLIAERDGRPAQMLQAEIRDVFFTPGRPRIRRVFLHDTAGKITGFADRREGEDLVWQRKGDLASG; encoded by the coding sequence ATGAATTCTGAAATTTCATCGCCGCAACAATGTGCCTTTTTTTTCGCTGTCGTTATCGCAGTTTCTTTGGCCGGCGCGCCAGTCGCGGTTTTCGCGACCGCTGCCGCTGCCGACGCAGCGTCGCTGCAGCGCGTGACCCAGGAAATGGCCGACGCAGTGGCACCGGGGAACACCGCGGTATGGGATCGCTACACCGACCCGGGACTCACCTACGTCAGCGAGGATAATGAAGTGAAAAACAAGACGCAGTTGCTGGCCGACCTCAAGCCGCTACCTAAGGGATTTTCCGGCAACATCAAGATCGAGGAATTCAAGCTGGTACCTTTTGACGGCTTCGCGGTATCAACCTACATCATGAATGAAAGCGAGAATGCCGAAGGCCACGCACTTCACGCGCGATATCGCGCCACCGACACATGGCGCAAGACTGCGGCTGGCTGGAAACTGGTCGCGTCACAGGTGCTGGCGATTCCGAAAGATCCGCCGCAGGGAGTCTTGTCCGCCGCAGAACTCGACCAATATACCGGCGTGTACGAGCTGAGTGCGCAGACGCATGTCGGCATTCGTCGTGATGGCGATCATCTGATTGCCGAACGCGATGGCCGACCGGCGCAGATGTTGCAAGCGGAAATTCGAGATGTCTTTTTCACGCCGGGTCGCCCGCGTATTCGTCGCGTCTTTTTGCATGACACAGCCGGTAAAATTACGGGTTTCGCCGACCGTCGCGAAGGTGAAGACTTGGTCTGGCAGCGCAAAGGCGATCTCGCCAGCGGCTGA
- a CDS encoding ECF-type sigma factor: MTELLQSWQHGDGQAFASLFDRVYAQLKQIAAQRLREVGGNATLAPTELLHEAVLRVVDAPMDWKNRAHFFATMSLLIRSTLVDHVRASSAQKRGGNAVRVTLTRADIGEESIVADILSLDQALIKLEALDARSSEVLHLTYFAGLDRFQIVDVLQVSLSTVDRELRFARAWLSKELDMAV, translated from the coding sequence TTGACCGAGTTGTTGCAATCGTGGCAGCACGGTGACGGGCAGGCGTTTGCATCGCTGTTCGATCGCGTTTATGCGCAGCTCAAGCAGATTGCCGCGCAACGCCTGCGCGAAGTCGGCGGCAACGCAACGCTGGCACCGACCGAGCTGCTGCACGAAGCGGTGCTGCGTGTGGTCGATGCGCCGATGGACTGGAAAAACCGCGCGCATTTTTTTGCCACGATGTCGCTGCTGATTCGCTCCACCCTGGTCGATCATGTGCGTGCTAGCTCGGCGCAGAAGCGCGGCGGCAATGCGGTGCGCGTAACCCTGACGCGCGCCGACATCGGTGAAGAATCGATCGTCGCCGATATCCTGTCGCTAGATCAGGCACTGATCAAACTCGAAGCGCTCGATGCGCGCAGCAGCGAAGTGCTGCACCTCACCTACTTCGCCGGTCTTGACCGTTTCCAGATCGTCGATGTGCTGCAGGTATCACTATCCACGGTAGATCGCGAACTGCGTTTTGCGCGCGCGTGGCTGAGCAAAGAACTTGATATGGCCGTATAA